One window from the genome of Entelurus aequoreus isolate RoL-2023_Sb linkage group LG04, RoL_Eaeq_v1.1, whole genome shotgun sequence encodes:
- the cpsf3 gene encoding cleavage and polyadenylation specificity factor subunit 3 codes for MATKRKQEIIVPAEESDQLLIRPLGAGQEVGRSCIILEFKGRKIMLDCGIHPGLEGMDALPYIDLIDPAEVDLLLISHFHLDHCGALPWFLQKTSFKGRTFMTHATKAIYRWLLSDYVKVSNISADDMLYTETDLEESMDKIETINFHEVKEVAGIKFWCYHAGHVLGAAMFMIEIAGVKLLYTGDFSRQEDRHLMAAEIPSVKPDILITESTYGTHIHEKREEREARFCNTVHDIVNREGRCLIPVFALGRAQELLLILDEYWQNHPELHDIPIYYASSLARKCMAVYQTYINAMNDKIRKAINVNNPFVFKHISNLKSMDHFDDIGPSVVMASPGMMQSGLSRELFESWCTDKRNGVLIAGYCVEGTLAKHIMTEPEEINTMSGQKLPLKMSVDYISFSAHTDYQQTSEFIRALKPPHVILVHGEQNEMARLKAALIREYEDNDEVHIEVHNPRNTEAVTLNFRGEKLAKVMGSLADKKCAQGQRVSGILVKRNFNYHILTPSDLSEYTDLNVGTVTQTQAIPYTGPISLLITQLRCLAGDVEQLEAAEKITFRIFKNITLIYEGGMVLLEWLANPLNDMYADVVTTVVLEVQSNPNAQKFLEARPETFEQQVFMERLELMLHDMFGDDCVHVKDEKNLTISVDGVSAIIDPESRVVTCTDDESLREMLEVAVHRLYDALCPTL; via the exons ATGGCAACGAAACGCAAACAGGAGATAATAGTTCCTGCCGAGGAAAGTGATCAGCTGCTTATTCGTCCGCT tggagCAGGGCAAGAGGTGGGAAGGTCCTGCATCATCTTGGAATTTAAAGGAAGAAAAATTATG CTGGACTGTGGGATCCACCCAGGTCTGGAGGGCATGGATGCGCTGCCTTACATCGACCTGATCGACCCCGCCGAGGTGGACCTGCTGCTCATCAGCCA CTTCCACCTGGACCACTGTGGAGCTCTGCCCTGGTTCCTGCAGAAGACCAGCTTCAAGGGGCGCACCTTCATGACGCACGCCACCAAGGCCATCTACCGCTGGCTGCTGTCGGACTACGTCAAAGTTAG CAACATCTCGGCCGATGACATGTTGTACACGGAGACGGACCTGGAAGAGAGCATGGACAAGATCGAGACCATCAACTTCCACGAGGTCAAGGAAGTGGCTGGCATCAAGTTCTGGTGCTACCATGCTGGACACGTGCTGGGCGCCGCCATGTTCATGATTGAGATCGCTGGCGTCAAG ttgttgTACACAGGGGACTTCTCGCGTCAAGAGGACAGACACTTGATGGCGGCAGAGATCCCCAGCGTGAAACCTGACATCCTCATCACG GAGTCCACCTACGGAACGCACATCCACGAGAAGAGGGAGGAGCGCGAAGCGCGTTTCTGCAACACGGTCCACGACATTGTGAACAGGGAAGGTCGCTGTCTTATACCTGTCTTCGCTCTGGGAAGAGCTCAGGAGCTTCTCCTCatcctcg ACGAGTACTGGCAGAACCACCCAGAGCTTCATGACATTCCCATCTACTACGCCTCATCTCTGGCCAGAAAGTGTATGGCGGTCTACCAGACGTACATCAACGCCATGAACGACAAGATCCGCAAAGCCATCAACGTCAACAACCCCTTTGTCTTCAAGCACATCAGCAACTTGAAG AGCATGGACCATTTTGACGACATCGGACCCAGCGTGGTGATGGCGTCTCCTGGAATGATGCAGAGCGGTTTGTCCAGAGAGCTGTTTGAGAGCTGGTGTACGGACAAGAGGAATGGCGTCCTCATTGCCGGTTACTGCGTGGAGGGAACGCTGGCCAAG CACATTATGACGGAGCCTGAGGAGATCAACACCATGTCAGGCCAGAAGCTTCCTCTCAAGATGTCAGTGGATTACATCTCCTTCTCGGCGCACACAGACTACCAGCAGACCAGCGAGTTCATCCGAGCGCTCAAGCCGCCGCATGTT ATCCTGGTCCACGGCGAGCAAAACGAGATGGCGCGTCTGAAAGCAGCACTGATTCGCGAGTACGAAGACAATGACGAGGTTCACATCGAGGTCCACAACCCGAGAAACACGGAGGCTGTCACACTGAACTTCAGGGGAGAAAAACTTGCCAAG GTGATGGGCTCGCTGGCGGATAAGAAGTGTGCTCAGGGCCAGCGTGTGTCTGGCATCCTGGTCAAGAGAAACTTCAACTATCACATCCTCACGCCCTCTGACCTTTCAG AGTACACAGACTTGAATGTTGGTACCGTCACACAAACACAAGCCATCCCCTACACCGGACCTATCTCACTGCTGATCACACAACTCAGATGCCTTGCTG GTGACGTGGAACAGCTGGAGGCAGCAGAGAAGATCACTTTCAGGATCTTCAAGAACATCACGCTCATCTATGAAGGCGGCATGGTTCTGCTGGAG TGGCTCGCCAACCCGCTAAATGACATGTATGCTGACGTGGTGACCACGGTGGTCCTGGAGGTTCAGTCCAACCCCAACGCTCAGAAAT TTTTGGAAGCTCGGCCAGAAACCTTCGAGCAGCAAGTCTTCATGGAGAGGCTGGAACTCATGCTGCA CGACATGTTTGGAGACGACTGCGTACATGTCAAAGACGAGAAAAATTTAACGATCAGCGTGGACGGCGTGTCAGCGATCATCGATCCAGAGAGCAGA GTTGTAACGTGCACGGATGACGAGTCTTTGAGGGAGATGTTGGAAGTCGCTGTGCATCGGCTCTACGACGCACTTTGCCCCACCCTCTGA
- the asap2b gene encoding arf-GAP with SH3 domain, ANK repeat and PH domain-containing protein 2b isoform X1 — MPDVISVTEFVGECNEDYKAPTTSNFSTRMSHCRNTVSALEEVLDVERSVLSKLKKAMKSVYTSGLTHVEHEEQYVHAMEKLGDNCVCNEDTEVGSAFIKFAIFTKELAALFKNLMQNMNNIISFPLDSLLKGDLRGVKGDLKKPFDKAWKDYETKLSKLEKEKREHAKQHGMIRTEFSGGEIAEEMEKERRMFQLNMCEYLLRVNDIKMKKSVDFLQNLIKYFHAQCNFFQDGLKAVESLKPSVEKMASELTAIKQTQDGERKQLSQLRDVLKAALQSETREETPAKQKAGYSLHQLQGNKAHGTERCGVLYKKSDGLTKMWQKRKCSVKNGFLTICHSTTNRPPAKLNLLTCQVKKNPDDKKNFDLISHDRTYHFQAEDEADCQIWVSVLQNSKEEALNKAFKGDQDEEDNIVQELTKAIVQEVKKISGNNVCCDCSALDPTWLSTNLGVLICIECSGIHREMGVHYSRIQSLDLDVLGTSELLLAKNVGNTSFNDIMEVALSAKGVSKPDPCSDMQTRKDYITAKYIDKRFVRPLCADAETRLEVLYQAVRNRDILSLIQVHAEGVDLMEAVPQANEHESGETVLHLAVRMGDRNSLHMVDFLAQNSTSLDKQTSKGSTALHYCCLTDNSESLKLLLRGKAAVNITNEGGETPLDIARRLGHSQCEDLLTQAQTGKFNVHVHVEYEWRLHNDDLDESEDELEDKPIPSRREERPISLFVGGARVVPGRDRHRPQIPSMMISNETYGAVLDLHLPPGPTPALPPRGPARGHGKDVAMETIGRQRSLSDPPNPNSAERNTSVYVLPAVPAPTPKAPPAFPPPQPPAHKHDTPPGPTSSSSVDFRAGPKRVPFRRAHKGASQAQSPLSSSPPTPKPRTTFSTSRPKRVRAIYKCLADHADELTFEEGEVIVVEGEEDSEWWVGHIEEDPARRGVFPVTFVHFITE; from the exons ATGCCGGACGTGATCAGCGTCACCGAGTTCGTTGGTGAGTGCAATGAGGACTACAAGGCCCCCACCACCTCCAACTTCTCCACGCGGATGTCCCACTGCAGGAACACCGTGTCTGCTTTGGAGGAG GTTCTGGATGTGGAGCGCTCGGTTTTGTCCAAACTGAAGAAGGCAATGAAGTCTGTGTACACATCTGGTCTGA CACATGTAGAGCACGAGGAGCAGTACGTGCACGCCATGGAGAAGTTGGGTGACAACTGTGTCTGCAACGAGGATACAGAGGTTGGCTCCGCCTTCATTAAGTTTGCCATTTTCACCAAAGAGCTTGCAGCGCTTTTCAAAAACCTG ATGCAAAACATGAACAACATCATCTCCTTCCCGCTGGACAGTCTGCTAAAAGGGGACCTGCGGGGCGTCAAGGGG GACCTGAAGAAGCCTTTCGACAAGGCCTGGAAAGACTACGAGACCAAACT GTCCAAGTTGGAGAAGGAGAAGCGCGAACATGCCAAGCAGCATGGCATGATCCGCACAGAATTCAGTGGCGGAGAGATCGCCGAGGAGATGGAGAAGGAACGCCGCATGTTCCAATTGAACATGTGTGAG TACTTGCTGAGAGTCAACGACATCAAAATGAAGAAAAGTGTGGACTTCCTGCAGAACCTCATCAAGTATTTCCACGCTCAGTGCAA TTTTTTCCAGGACGGGTTGAAGGCCGTGGAGAGTCTCAAACCATCCGTTGAGAAAATGGCGTCCGAGCTGACGGCG ATTAAACAGACGCAAGATGGCGAAAGGAAACAGTTGAGTCAGCTCAGAGATGTCCTTAAGGCAGCGCTGCAGTCGGAAACCAGAGAG GAGACCCCTGCCAAGCAGAAAGCTGGATACAGTCTTCACCAGCTGCAGGGGAACAAGGCTCACGGAACTGAGCGCTGCGGAGTCCTGTACAAGAAGAGCGATGG GTTGACGAAAATGTGGCAGAAAAGGAAGTGCTCTGTGAAAAATGGCTTCTTGACCATCTGCCACTCCACG ACAAACCGTCCACCTGCCAAACTCAACCTGCTTACCTGTCAAGTAAAGAAGAACCCGGATGACAAGAAGAACTTTGACTTGATCTCAC ATGACAGGACGTATCACTTCCAAGCAGAAGACGAGGCTGATTGTCAGAT CTGGGTGTCAGTTCTTCAGAACAGCAAAGAAGAGGCTCTGAACAAAGCGTTTAAAGGAGACCAGGACGAGGAGGACAACATCGTGCAGGAGCTCACCAAAGCCATAGTGCAGGAAGTGAAGAAGATCAGCGGCAACAACGTCTGCTGCGACTGCAGCGCTCTTG ATCCCACGTGGCTATCCACCAACCTCGGGGTGCTGATCTGCATTGAGTGCTCAGGGATCCACAGAGAAATGGGAGTCCACTACTCCAGAATCCAGAGTCTGGACCTGGATGTCCTAGGAACGTCCGAATTGCTG CTGGCCAAGAACGTGGGAAACACCAGCTTCAATGACATAATGGAGGTGGCGCTTTCTGCAAAGGGCGTGTCCAAACCTGACCCGTGTAGCGACAT GCAGACCAGGAAGGACTACATCACCGCTAAGTACATAGACAAGCGCTTTGTACGTCCACTATGTGCTGATGCCGAGACCCGCCTAGAGGTTCTGTACCAGGCCGTCCGGAACCGAGACATCCTGTCCCTGATCCAGGTGCATGCCGAGGGCGTGGACCTGATGGAGGCTGTTCCGCAAGCCAATGAGCAT GAGTCTGGAGAGACAGTGCTCCATCTGGCAGTCCGCATGGGGGACAGAAACTCTCTTCACATGGTTGACTTTCTTGCACAGAACAG CACCAGCTTGGACAAGCAGACGTCCAAAGGAAGCACCGCGCTTCATTACTGCTGCTTGACAGACAACAGTGAAAGTCTCAAACTTCTACTGCGAGGGAAAGCTGCCGTAAACATCA CCAACGAGGGCGGTGAAACACCGCTGGACATCGCCAGACGACTTGGACATTCGCAGTGTGAAGACCTG CTGACTCAGGCTCAGACAGGAAAGTTCAACGTGCACGTGCACGTGGAGTACGAATGGCGTCTTCATAACGACGACCTGGATGAGAGCGAGGACGAGCTGGAGGACAAG CCTATTCCTTCCCGACGTGAGGAGCGTCCCATCAGCCTGTTTGTGGGCGGAGCTCGCGTGGTGCCGGGGCGGGACAGACACAGGCCTCAGATCCCCAGCATGATGATCAGCAATGAGACCTATGGCGCCGTACTGGACCTCCACCTGCCCCCTGGACCCACCCCTGCTCTGCCCCCCAGAGGTCCCGCCAGAG GACATGGCAAAGATGTTGCCATGGAAACAATCGGAAGACAGCGCTCTTTGTCCGACCCCCCCAACCCGAACAGTGCTGAGAGAAACACTTCCGTGTACG TTCTCCCCGCGGTTCCTGCCCCTACTCCTAAGGCCCCACCCGCTTTTCCTCCACCCCAACCCCCCGCACACAAGCACGACACACCTCCAGGACCCACATCATCCAGCAG TGTTGATTTCAGGGCAGGTCCAAAGAGGGTACCTTTTAGAAGAGCACACAAAGGAG CTTCTCAGGCCCAGTCCCCATTGAGCTCTTCCCCCCCGACACCCAAACCAAGGACTACCTTCAGT acatcTAGACCCAAGCGGGTGCGGGCCATCTACAAATGTTTGGCGGACCACGCAGACGAATTGACGTTCGAGGAAGGTGAGGTGATCGTCGTGGAGGGTGAGGAGGACAGCGAGTGGTGG GTTGGACACATAGAAGAAGACCCTGCCAGACGAGGAGTCTTTCCTGTCACCTTTGTGCACTTCATCACAGAGTGA
- the asap2b gene encoding arf-GAP with SH3 domain, ANK repeat and PH domain-containing protein 2b isoform X2, with protein MPDVISVTEFVGECNEDYKAPTTSNFSTRMSHCRNTVSALEEVLDVERSVLSKLKKAMKSVYTSGLTHVEHEEQYVHAMEKLGDNCVCNEDTEVGSAFIKFAIFTKELAALFKNLMQNMNNIISFPLDSLLKGDLRGVKGDLKKPFDKAWKDYETKLSKLEKEKREHAKQHGMIRTEFSGGEIAEEMEKERRMFQLNMCEYLLRVNDIKMKKSVDFLQNLIKYFHAQCNFFQDGLKAVESLKPSVEKMASELTAIKQTQDGERKQLSQLRDVLKAALQSETREETPAKQKAGYSLHQLQGNKAHGTERCGVLYKKSDGLTKMWQKRKCSVKNGFLTICHSTTNRPPAKLNLLTCQVKKNPDDKKNFDLISHDRTYHFQAEDEADCQIWVSVLQNSKEEALNKAFKGDQDEEDNIVQELTKAIVQEVKKISGNNVCCDCSALDPTWLSTNLGVLICIECSGIHREMGVHYSRIQSLDLDVLGTSELLLAKNVGNTSFNDIMEVALSAKGVSKPDPCSDMQTRKDYITAKYIDKRFVRPLCADAETRLEVLYQAVRNRDILSLIQVHAEGVDLMEAVPQANEHESGETVLHLAVRMGDRNSLHMVDFLAQNSTSLDKQTSKGSTALHYCCLTDNSESLKLLLRGKAAVNITNEGGETPLDIARRLGHSQCEDLLTQAQTGKFNVHVHVEYEWRLHNDDLDESEDELEDKPIPSRREERPISLFVGGARVVPGRDRHRPQIPSMMISNETYGAVLDLHLPPGPTPALPPRGPARGHGKDVAMETIGRQRSLSDPPNPNSAERNTSVYVLPAVPAPTPKAPPAFPPPQPPAHKHDTPPGPTSSSRAGPKRVPFRRAHKGASQAQSPLSSSPPTPKPRTTFSTSRPKRVRAIYKCLADHADELTFEEGEVIVVEGEEDSEWWVGHIEEDPARRGVFPVTFVHFITE; from the exons ATGCCGGACGTGATCAGCGTCACCGAGTTCGTTGGTGAGTGCAATGAGGACTACAAGGCCCCCACCACCTCCAACTTCTCCACGCGGATGTCCCACTGCAGGAACACCGTGTCTGCTTTGGAGGAG GTTCTGGATGTGGAGCGCTCGGTTTTGTCCAAACTGAAGAAGGCAATGAAGTCTGTGTACACATCTGGTCTGA CACATGTAGAGCACGAGGAGCAGTACGTGCACGCCATGGAGAAGTTGGGTGACAACTGTGTCTGCAACGAGGATACAGAGGTTGGCTCCGCCTTCATTAAGTTTGCCATTTTCACCAAAGAGCTTGCAGCGCTTTTCAAAAACCTG ATGCAAAACATGAACAACATCATCTCCTTCCCGCTGGACAGTCTGCTAAAAGGGGACCTGCGGGGCGTCAAGGGG GACCTGAAGAAGCCTTTCGACAAGGCCTGGAAAGACTACGAGACCAAACT GTCCAAGTTGGAGAAGGAGAAGCGCGAACATGCCAAGCAGCATGGCATGATCCGCACAGAATTCAGTGGCGGAGAGATCGCCGAGGAGATGGAGAAGGAACGCCGCATGTTCCAATTGAACATGTGTGAG TACTTGCTGAGAGTCAACGACATCAAAATGAAGAAAAGTGTGGACTTCCTGCAGAACCTCATCAAGTATTTCCACGCTCAGTGCAA TTTTTTCCAGGACGGGTTGAAGGCCGTGGAGAGTCTCAAACCATCCGTTGAGAAAATGGCGTCCGAGCTGACGGCG ATTAAACAGACGCAAGATGGCGAAAGGAAACAGTTGAGTCAGCTCAGAGATGTCCTTAAGGCAGCGCTGCAGTCGGAAACCAGAGAG GAGACCCCTGCCAAGCAGAAAGCTGGATACAGTCTTCACCAGCTGCAGGGGAACAAGGCTCACGGAACTGAGCGCTGCGGAGTCCTGTACAAGAAGAGCGATGG GTTGACGAAAATGTGGCAGAAAAGGAAGTGCTCTGTGAAAAATGGCTTCTTGACCATCTGCCACTCCACG ACAAACCGTCCACCTGCCAAACTCAACCTGCTTACCTGTCAAGTAAAGAAGAACCCGGATGACAAGAAGAACTTTGACTTGATCTCAC ATGACAGGACGTATCACTTCCAAGCAGAAGACGAGGCTGATTGTCAGAT CTGGGTGTCAGTTCTTCAGAACAGCAAAGAAGAGGCTCTGAACAAAGCGTTTAAAGGAGACCAGGACGAGGAGGACAACATCGTGCAGGAGCTCACCAAAGCCATAGTGCAGGAAGTGAAGAAGATCAGCGGCAACAACGTCTGCTGCGACTGCAGCGCTCTTG ATCCCACGTGGCTATCCACCAACCTCGGGGTGCTGATCTGCATTGAGTGCTCAGGGATCCACAGAGAAATGGGAGTCCACTACTCCAGAATCCAGAGTCTGGACCTGGATGTCCTAGGAACGTCCGAATTGCTG CTGGCCAAGAACGTGGGAAACACCAGCTTCAATGACATAATGGAGGTGGCGCTTTCTGCAAAGGGCGTGTCCAAACCTGACCCGTGTAGCGACAT GCAGACCAGGAAGGACTACATCACCGCTAAGTACATAGACAAGCGCTTTGTACGTCCACTATGTGCTGATGCCGAGACCCGCCTAGAGGTTCTGTACCAGGCCGTCCGGAACCGAGACATCCTGTCCCTGATCCAGGTGCATGCCGAGGGCGTGGACCTGATGGAGGCTGTTCCGCAAGCCAATGAGCAT GAGTCTGGAGAGACAGTGCTCCATCTGGCAGTCCGCATGGGGGACAGAAACTCTCTTCACATGGTTGACTTTCTTGCACAGAACAG CACCAGCTTGGACAAGCAGACGTCCAAAGGAAGCACCGCGCTTCATTACTGCTGCTTGACAGACAACAGTGAAAGTCTCAAACTTCTACTGCGAGGGAAAGCTGCCGTAAACATCA CCAACGAGGGCGGTGAAACACCGCTGGACATCGCCAGACGACTTGGACATTCGCAGTGTGAAGACCTG CTGACTCAGGCTCAGACAGGAAAGTTCAACGTGCACGTGCACGTGGAGTACGAATGGCGTCTTCATAACGACGACCTGGATGAGAGCGAGGACGAGCTGGAGGACAAG CCTATTCCTTCCCGACGTGAGGAGCGTCCCATCAGCCTGTTTGTGGGCGGAGCTCGCGTGGTGCCGGGGCGGGACAGACACAGGCCTCAGATCCCCAGCATGATGATCAGCAATGAGACCTATGGCGCCGTACTGGACCTCCACCTGCCCCCTGGACCCACCCCTGCTCTGCCCCCCAGAGGTCCCGCCAGAG GACATGGCAAAGATGTTGCCATGGAAACAATCGGAAGACAGCGCTCTTTGTCCGACCCCCCCAACCCGAACAGTGCTGAGAGAAACACTTCCGTGTACG TTCTCCCCGCGGTTCCTGCCCCTACTCCTAAGGCCCCACCCGCTTTTCCTCCACCCCAACCCCCCGCACACAAGCACGACACACCTCCAGGACCCACATCATCCAGCAG GGCAGGTCCAAAGAGGGTACCTTTTAGAAGAGCACACAAAGGAG CTTCTCAGGCCCAGTCCCCATTGAGCTCTTCCCCCCCGACACCCAAACCAAGGACTACCTTCAGT acatcTAGACCCAAGCGGGTGCGGGCCATCTACAAATGTTTGGCGGACCACGCAGACGAATTGACGTTCGAGGAAGGTGAGGTGATCGTCGTGGAGGGTGAGGAGGACAGCGAGTGGTGG GTTGGACACATAGAAGAAGACCCTGCCAGACGAGGAGTCTTTCCTGTCACCTTTGTGCACTTCATCACAGAGTGA